From the genome of Pseudomonas sihuiensis:
GCCGCTTGGCGCAAGCGCCAAATCTGTAGGAGCGGCGCCCCGCCGCGAATCAGGACGACAAAGCTTCGCCCCGGGGCGGGGCTCCTACGCAAAGCTGCGTGGGGTCATTATCTTCGCCCGTAGCCCGGATGAAATCCGGGGATCAGCGCATTTCCCGGATTTCATCCGGGCTACAGTGTTCTTCACCTTCGCGGCCCGAACAGACCACAAAGAACAAGCCCGGTCATCGACGGGAACGCTGTTCACTTAAGCGACGGTCGGACGCGTTCAGTCCCCTCGCCCCTCTGAGGAGAGGGTTAGGGCGGGCAGCGCTCGCAGAGGTTGGAGCCAGCAGGCAGTTTCGCGATGTTCTCGGCCCTCTCCCCCAGTCCCTCTCCCATTTATGGGAGAGGGGCGTTCCGAGCAACCCGCCACGTCTTTCGGCGGGTTTCACCCGCCCTACGAAATAAAACGCCACAAACAACAAGGCCCGTCATCGACGGGCCTTGTTGTATTTCGAGCTGGAGCTCAGACCGCGGAGACGTCTTCCGCCTGCAGGCCTTTCTGGCCCTGGGTCACACCGAACTCGACCTTCTGGCCTTCGACCAGGGTGCGGTGGCCGTCGCCACGAATGGCGCGGTAGTGAACGAATACGTCCGGGCCGCTTTCGCGCTGAATAAACCCGTAACCCTTGGAATCATTGAACCATTTGACGGTTCCCGTCTCACGATCTGCCATTACCAACCTCTCCAAACTCGCTATGTTTTTATTGTCCCGAAGGCGCTTTGACGGCTCGGTAAAAACGCTCTTCTCAGCGTTCGCCACCCCCGGCAATCGAGCATGGAGCAGGTCAAGCGATTCGCGTTCTTGCTGCAGTCGAAGGCCGAGTATAAAGCATGGATTGTGACTGAAAAGCACTTTCTCAAAACCGCCACGAACCCAGAAGATATGCGGGTTACAGCTCGTTTTATGGGCTTTTGACTAACAGATCGCGCAACTTCTTCGCCAGCCGCTGCACCTGATCAGGCTCCAGTCGATATGCCCAGTCACTGCGCGCACTCACCTCTGCGGCGTTGAAACCTTCACGCTCGCCAAGCACCAACCAATACTGCTCACCCTGCTTGTACAACGCTCCTTCGAGCTTTTCCTCGGCAAAACCACTGAGGCTGAACTGCAGCACCGGCGCCTGCTTGAAACCTATCTGCGAAAGCGGCGCAGCATCAGCGAACTGCAGGTTGGAGAAGACCAGTGCGACACCATTGGCCGCACCCTCGAAGCTGAGTTTCTGCTCCTTGCGCAGCTCTGCGACAGCGAAGTTGTACTGCTGGGCATCGGCACGCGTCAGGGTAAGTTTCTCGCCATCGGCGTAGCGCAGCTCAAGGCGCGCGATGCGCGTGAAGGGAATGTCGGTGACACGTCGATCCAGCCAGTCCAGCTCACGCGTCGGCACCTGCAACTGCTGATCGATCAGCCAGACCTGATTCTCGCCGGCACGACGCACCAGTTGCCCACTGCCTTGCTGAGACGGATTACCCAAGCGCAGCCCCAGGTCGGGATGGCCGTCGAAGTGCAGCTTCAGACGCAGCGCCTGCTCATCAGCCGCCCCCTCCTCGGCCAGTCCCAAACGAGCATGCCACTGCGGGTTGGCAGTCTTGGCCTCCTGCGTGCGCGCCTCACGCAATGCCCGCAGCAGTTCGGCCAGCGCTTGCGGCGCCGCCGGATAGTCGGCCTTCGCCGGCACCACCCAACCATCTTCACGCCGCTCGATGCGTACCGAGGGCTGCCCCGGCGCCTCGATCTCCAGCGCCTGCAGCGTATTCAGATAGCCCTGTTCGGCTGCCAGCCAGGGCGCCGACTCGACTTGCGCCGTGCTCTGCTGCTGGCCGCGCTGCACGGCCAGGTAACCCAGCACGCACAGCAGCACGATGATGATCAATGCGATCAGACCTTTACGTCCCATGATCTCCTCACAAGTGAATGACTATGCGCGTGGATATCGCGTTTTACATCCACCGCAGCGGTGGATCGGTAAAGCGTGATCCACCCTGCGCTTGGTTCGCGGCGACGGTCGCGGCTAAAGCCCCTCCTACAAGCGATAACCCTCACGCGCGACGACGGCGCCGCCACAGCCACAACGCCAACACGCCCAGGGTCAGCAGCGCCGGCACCAGGGCGATATTAATGATCTTCAGCGTGCGGCCCAGCGCCTCGATATCGGCATTGAGCTGGTAGCGCACCTCGCGCAGCTCCTTGCGAATCTCCAGCTTCTGCTGGATGAAGCGCTGCAACGCGCCCTGCTGCTCAGGCGTGAGCTCCGGGTTTGGATCGTCGCTTTGCTGTAGCGCCGCCAGTTGCTGCTCGGTTTCGGCCAGGCGTGCCTGCAGTGCCTGCTCCTTGTCACGGAAACGCTGTTCGGCGGCGCGCTGCAGCTCCTCGACCACCACGAACGGCCGACTGAAACGGCCACGCGAACGCACGCTGATCAGCGCCTCGGAGCCGGTCAGGTTGTCCAGCGCGTTGATGGTGAAGCTGCCGTTGTCCGCCCAGGGCTGCGGCATGCGCTGGCCGAAGAAGTCCTGCACCTGCACCCACATGCGGTCGCTGAGAATGTCGGTATCGGCCACGGCGATGACGTTGATGGTGTCCGCCTGCTTGAGGCCGTCCTTGCGTCCTTCGATGCCATCGGGGAAGGCGCTCTGCGCCGGGCCATCGATGCGCGCGGCGATGGTGTAGCGCTCGCCGGTCGGCTCCAGTTCGCGGATCAGCTCCTCGGGGTTGCTGAGCATGGCGAAACGCTGGGCGTCGAAGGGCATGGCGTATTCGGAACTCTGCATCAGCGGGGTAAAGCGCGTCTTCGCCCCCTCCACCGGTTCGAGAATGCCAGCCGTGGCAACGGTGACGCTCTCCAGCCCAGCCGTGGCGATATCGGTCTGATCCAGCGCCTTGCGCGGCAGGCTCAGCCAGGCAGCGTGACGCACCGGACGCTGGCCCTGACCACGGTTGACCGACATGGCGTAGGAGCCATCGCCAAGCACCTTGTCCGGCACCATGCGCAAGCCCCAGGCCTTGAACAGAGGCTCGATATCGGACGCCTTGTCCACCGCCATCTCACCCGGCATATCGCCGGTATCAGCCTCGGCGTAAGGGTCGACGAATACCATCAGCTTGCCGCCGCGCAGCACGAACTGGTCGATGGCGTACAGGGTCTGCTCGGGCAGGTTCTTCGGATGCACCAGCCAGAGCATCGAGACGTTCTCGGGAATCTGATCGACATCGGCCTTGAGCTGCTCGATCTGAAACAACTGGCGCACCTGCTCCAGCACCATCCACGGCGGCGTCGGCTGCCGCGCCATCATGTCGAAGCCGCCGGTCATCGGCAGCCCGGAGAGCACGCCAACCACCGGCAGTTCCGGCTTGGCCAGGGTCTGCACCAGGCGGCTCAGCTCGTATTCCAGATGCTCCTCCTGATCCAGAGCGAAGAACGGGATCACCTGGGTGTCATCCAGGCCGTTGGTGCCGGCCAGGCCGAAGTAGATCGAGTCGCCGCCCTGCTGCAGCGGGATGCCCTGCAGGCCGAATTCGGCAGCCTTGTCCTCGTCCTCGGAGAACGGCTCGGGGTCGATGACGTGCAGGCGGATCTTGCCGCCGGCCTGACGCTGATAGGCCTTGAGCATCTCCTCCACACGCTGCGCGTAGGTGCGCAGCGCCGGCAGGTCCTTGGCCACCTTGTCCGAGTAGAAGAAGTACAGGTTGATCGGCTCGTCCAGCTCGCCAAGGATCTGCTTGGTGCCATCGGAGATGGTGTAGAGCTTCTGCTCGGTCAGGTCCAGGCGGGCACCGCCCAGGCCCAGGCCGGCCAGCAGGTTGAAGGCGAGAAAGGCCACCGCGATCAGCAGCAGCCCGGCGCCGGAATAGATCAGCTTTTTCATGGGCGCGTTCCTTCAGTCAGCTTTCTTCAGATCGATGACCACGGCGGTGGCGGTCAGCCAGGCGGCGATCAGCGAGAGGAAATACAGCAGGTCGCGCAGATCGATCACGCCCTTGCTGATGGCATCGAAGCGCACCAGGAAGCTCAGCGAGGCGATGGCGTCCACCAGCCACTGCGGCGCCCAGGCGAAGGCGTCGAGCACCATGGGAAAGCCGCTGACGATGAACAGGAAGCAGGCGCTGACCGCCAGGATGAAGGCGATCACCTGATTCTTGCTCAGCGCCGACATGCACGAGCCGATGGCCAGATACGCGCCGGCCAGCAGCCAGCTACCGATATAGCCGGTGACGATGGCGCCGTTGTCCGGCTCGCCCAGGTAGTTGACCGTGATGACCATCGGGAAGGTCAGCAGCAGCGCGATGCCGGCGAACACCCAGGCCGCCAGGAACTTGCCGGTGACCGCCTCGAAGCGGGTGATCGGCAGGGTCATCAAGAGCTCGATGGAGCCGGACTTGCGCTCCTCCGCCCACAGGCGCATGGCAATGGCCGGCACTAGGAACAGATAGAGCCAGGGGTGGAAGTTGAAGAAGGCGGAAAGATTGGCCTGGCCGCCCTCGAAGAAGCCGCCCAGGTAGAAGGTGAACACCCCGGACAGCACCAGGAAGATGACGATGAACACATAGGCCAGCGGCGTGGCGAAATAGCTCGCCAGCTCGCGCTTGAAGATCACGGGCAACTGGGTCATGGCTGCTCTCCCCGGGTCAGCGTGCGGAACACTTCATCCAGGCGGCCGCGTTCCACGTTGAGTTCCTTGACCTTCCAGCCGCGTTCGGCAATCAGCGCATTGACCTGCGGGAAGATCACCTCGCCCGGCTGCGCCAGCACGCTCAGGCTGTGTTCGCGGGCGTTTTCCTCGACACCGGCGACACCCGGCAGCGCCGCAAGAGCTGCCTGATCCAGTGCCTCATCGGCCACCAGCGTCACCGCCTGGTGATAGCGCGAGCGGCTTTCCAGCTCCAGCGGCGTGCCATCGGCCAGCAAGCGGCCCTGGGCGATCACCACCGCGCGGGTGCACAGCGCCGTGACCTCTTCGAGGATGTGGGTGGAAATGATCACGATCTTGTCGCGCGCCAGGCCCTGAATGAGCTGGCGCACCTGGTGCTTCTGGTTCGGGTCGAGGCCATCGGTGGGCTCGTCGAGGATCAGCACGCGCGGGTCATGCAGGATCGCCTGGGCCAGGCCGACGCGGCGCTTGAAGCCCTTGGACAGCGTCTCGATGCTCTGCTCCAGCACCTTTTCCAGCTCCACCTGCTCCACCGCGCGCTGCACGCGCAGCGTCTTCTCGGCACCGCGAAAACCGCGCACCTCGGCAATAAAGTCGAGAAAACCGCGCACCGTCATATCGCCATAGCAAGGCGCGCCTTCCGGCAGATAACCGATCTGCCGCTGGGCTTCGAGGGTCTGGGTCTGGATATCGCAACCGAGGATGCTCGCCGTGCCGGAGGTCGGCGCGAGAAAGCCGGTGAGCATCTTCATGGTGGTGGATTTGCCGGCCCCGTTGGGGCCGAGAAAGCCCAGCACTTCCCCTGGCTGGACCTGGAACGACAAGTCATCGACTGCCGTGTGCTGCGCAAAACGCTTGGTCAGGTTTCTTATATCGATCATGGCCTCTCACCGTCGCGAATGGCCTGCGCTCAGCGAAACCATCGCGAGAGCGCAGGCCGCAAGAACGCCGGGCACGAAAAACCACCGGCCCGGACGTGGGCAAGACCGTAGCAAAACTGAAAAGTTCAGTCAGCAGGCCGCAACAAGTGGTAAATGGAATATGTGCTCAGCGATCCAGAGGGCTCAACACCGCCAGGCCACCTCGGTTGAGCACATGGGTGTAGATCTGCGTGGTTCTGATGTCCGCATGACCGAGCAACTCTTGCACGGTGCGAATATCCTGGCCTGCTTCCAGAAGATGCGTGGCAAAGGAATGACGCAACGAATGTGGCGTCGCATGCTTGATCAAGCCAGCACGCCGCGCCGCCTCACGCACCGCCCTCTGGATGGTTTTCTCATGCAGGTGATGGCGATAAATGCCGTACCCGCGTGGATCCTGAGAGCGATTGCCAGACGGGAAAACGAACTGCCATCCCCACTCCTTCGCCGCATTCGGATACTTGCGCGCCAGCGCGAACGGCAAATTAGCTTCGCCAAAGCCTTCGGCCAGATCGCCCTGATGCAGGCGCTGCACCTTGTTCAAATGTTGCCGTAACGGCTCGACGACACGCATTGGCAGCATGGTTACCCGATCTTTCTGGCCCTTACCATCACGCACGATGATTTCTCGCCGGGTAAAGTCGACATCCTTGACTCGTAGCCGAAGCGCCTCAAGCAATCGCAATCCAGCACCATAGAGCAGATTCGCAACGATCCAGCTATCGCCCTGCAGTTGGGCCAACAGGGCATCGACCTCACTACGGGTAAGCACCACCGGCAAATGCTTGGGTTTCTTCGCCCGTACGACCCCCTGCAACCAAGGCAAATCCAGCTTGAGCACTTCCTTGTAGAGGAATAGCAGAGCGGCCAAAGCCTGGTTCTGTGTCGAGGCAGACACGTCGCGCTTAACCGCAAGATGGGTCAGAAAAGCCTCGATCTCCGCCGCGCCCATCTCTGCCGGATGCCGATAGTGGTGAAAGCGGATGTAGCGCTTTACCCATTCGGCATAGACAGCTTCGGTACGGATGGAATAGTTTCTGACTCGAATTTGCTGGCGCAGTTGATCCAGCAGCTTGGGCTTGCCGTCATCCATGTCGCGTTTCTCCCTGGGTGCTGTCGCGCTTGCCGCGACAACCTTCAAGCTAGACAAGGACTTGCAAGACGACAAGGAAGATTATGCGACAGCTGTCTCGTGGAAACGCGACATGAATGTCGTCTAATTAATAGTTGGGCGTCACGATGGTGAAAGTTCACGTCACCAAATTGGCTGCGGCGCAACGGCAATCGCGACTGACCAGCTGATGCGGTAACTCAAACAGGTGGGCGCTTTCAGCACTTTCCGCCCGTCGGCTTCTTTCGGTAGCGCAGCGGCGTCTCCCCGTACCAGCCCCGGAAGGCGCGGCTGAACGCGCTTTGTTCCGAATAGCCAAGCATCAGCGCAATCTCGCTCAGCGACAAGGCCGGGTCGGCCAGGTACTGTTTGGCCAGTTGCTGGCGCAGCTCATCCAGCATGCCCTTGTAGGTTCTGTCACGTTGCCGCAGGGCGCGGTACAGCGAACGAACCGGTGTTTGCTGCTGCCGCGACAGCCACTGCATGCTCAGCGCGCCCTCCTCCAGCCCCCGCATCATGGCGCGCTGGAATTCGATCAGGAACGCATCGGGGTGGGCCAGGCTTTCCAGCATCGCGGCTGCCTGCTGATCCAGCAGCTGACGCAAATGCGCGTCCTGGCTGTTGATCGGCAAGCCCAGATCCGCAAGCCGGATGGTAATGGCCAGGGTGTCACCGCCAAAATGCACCCGGCAGCCCAGTGCTCGCTCGTGGATTGTCCGGTTTGCGGTCGCCGGCCTGGGGAATTCGATCTGCACCGGCCGAACCCGGTGTGGTGATACCAGGGTATCCAGCACGGTCAGCATGCCGGACACCAGCACATCATTCGACGCATCGGTCGAGGGGCCTTTATCGCCGGCCCAGCCCAGATGCAGATGGGGGCCGTCCGCGCGCAGCCAGACAAAGGACAGATTCTGCAGCAGGGCCTGATAATGCTGCATGCGCTGCAAGGCCTCACCCAGCGTCGCGCAGGAGGCCGCCAGATAGCCGAGCACGCCAGCGTCCTGCAACCTGGCGTGACGACCGACGCGCAGGCCGACCAGGGGATCGCCGCTGGTCTCGGCCAGTTGCTCCAGCAGTTCCCACCACTGCTCGATGGGGATGCGCTCGGCCCGGGTCGCCGCATTCAGCTTGTACTGCAACGGCGCGCAGGCAACACCCTCCGCCTCCATGAAGCGGGTCAGGATGTGGGCGATCCTCGCGAAAACCAGAACGCTGTGACTCATTGCCGAAACTCTTGGCACGCCATGTCAAAAAATAGTAGGCGACTGTCAAGACCATAACCAGTCAAAAGCACAAAATCCTCGCCATCCCACCTCTGAAGCAAGTGGTAACAGGTACGAGGAAACCCTTATGGAAACAGTATTTCAGCCGGTCGTAGCAGCCATGACGGCCCTGTTCGGTCGCCCGCCCACCATGAACGAGATGATTCTGATCCCGATGATCCCCGTCTTCGGCAGTGCATTCCTGTTCGAATGGCTGTATTTCCGCCGCAAAACTGGCAGCTGGAACACCGGGCAGGGGCAGCCATTCTGGACGCGCGAGGTGCTGGCGAATTTCTCGCTCGGCGTGGGCTACTACGTATCCGGCGGCCTGATGAACCTGCTGTTCGTTGCCGCCCTGTTCACGGTGGTCTGGGACCACCGTTTCTATACCATCCCGATCAACGTCGGCACCATCATCCTGGCCTTCTTCGTCCAGGAGCTGTGCTACTACTGGTATCACCGCACCGCCCATCGCGTGCGCTGGTTCTGGACCCAGCACGTCTCGCACCACACCGGCGAGATCATGAACATGTCGACCGCCGCGCGGCAGAGCATCCTGAACGGCATCGTCGGCACCTGGATGTTCTATGTGCCGGCCGTCCTGGCGGGCTTCACCCCGGAGCTGATGCTCGGCCTGCTCGGCGCCAACCTCGCCTTCCAGTGGTTCGTGCACACCGAATCGGTGCCCAGGTTGCACCCCTGGGTCGAATGGTGGATCAACACGCCCTCCAACCACCGCGTGCACCACGGGCGCAACGCGCAGTACATCGACAAGAACTACGGCGGCGTGATCATGCTGTATGACCACTTGTTCGGCAGCTACGAGCCCGAGCAGGAAAAAGTGGAATACGGCACCCCGCGGCAGATCAAGAGCCACAACTGGTGGGTGTTGAACACGCACGAGTTCGTTGACATGTTTCGCGACGCGATGGCGCCCGGGCCGATCGGTGAGCGGCTGAAGCACTTCTGGAAGCCGCCGGCCTGGCAACGCGAGGGCCACCAGCCCATCCATACCTGGACCGTCGAACGGCATGATGAAGTGATGGTTCGATGAAAACCGCGGCCAAGGTTTTTCTGATCCTCAACGCCGTCGCGTTCATGTTCATCGGCATCAACACGACGCTGGATCCGGGGGCGGCCATGGCCGCCCTGGATCTTTCGCCCCGGACCGTGACGGCATCCAACGAGATCCGCTCCATCTACGGCGGCATGCATTTCAGCTTCGGCTGCATGATGCTGGCGGGTGCGCTGATCTCCGGCCTGACGCGCCATGCACTGTGGTTTTGTGCCGCCTTTCTCGGCGGCCTGGTGGCCGGGCGAGTCTCCAGCCTGCTGCTGGATGGGCAACCCAACACGCTGGCCAACCAGCTACTGGTGTTTGAAAGCCTGGCCCTCATCGCGGCGGCCTTCCTGCAGCACGGCGTCCGCTTGCGCCTTGCTGGCGGTAATGCGTGAGACAAAGGTCGGCGCCTGGCATAGTGAAACGCAGTGTGCTGGGGCGCGTTGCTGCCCAACAAATCGTTGGAGAGGGACTTTTGCTACACAGGCTGCGCCTGCTTCGCAAAAGCCCCTCAACTCAGGCGTTAGATGCGCCGGGGC
Proteins encoded in this window:
- a CDS encoding cold-shock protein gives rise to the protein MADRETGTVKWFNDSKGYGFIQRESGPDVFVHYRAIRGDGHRTLVEGQKVEFGVTQGQKGLQAEDVSAV
- a CDS encoding DUF4340 domain-containing protein; translated protein: MGRKGLIALIIIVLLCVLGYLAVQRGQQQSTAQVESAPWLAAEQGYLNTLQALEIEAPGQPSVRIERREDGWVVPAKADYPAAPQALAELLRALREARTQEAKTANPQWHARLGLAEEGAADEQALRLKLHFDGHPDLGLRLGNPSQQGSGQLVRRAGENQVWLIDQQLQVPTRELDWLDRRVTDIPFTRIARLELRYADGEKLTLTRADAQQYNFAVAELRKEQKLSFEGAANGVALVFSNLQFADAAPLSQIGFKQAPVLQFSLSGFAEEKLEGALYKQGEQYWLVLGEREGFNAAEVSARSDWAYRLEPDQVQRLAKKLRDLLVKSP
- a CDS encoding GldG family protein; protein product: MKKLIYSGAGLLLIAVAFLAFNLLAGLGLGGARLDLTEQKLYTISDGTKQILGELDEPINLYFFYSDKVAKDLPALRTYAQRVEEMLKAYQRQAGGKIRLHVIDPEPFSEDEDKAAEFGLQGIPLQQGGDSIYFGLAGTNGLDDTQVIPFFALDQEEHLEYELSRLVQTLAKPELPVVGVLSGLPMTGGFDMMARQPTPPWMVLEQVRQLFQIEQLKADVDQIPENVSMLWLVHPKNLPEQTLYAIDQFVLRGGKLMVFVDPYAEADTGDMPGEMAVDKASDIEPLFKAWGLRMVPDKVLGDGSYAMSVNRGQGQRPVRHAAWLSLPRKALDQTDIATAGLESVTVATAGILEPVEGAKTRFTPLMQSSEYAMPFDAQRFAMLSNPEELIRELEPTGERYTIAARIDGPAQSAFPDGIEGRKDGLKQADTINVIAVADTDILSDRMWVQVQDFFGQRMPQPWADNGSFTINALDNLTGSEALISVRSRGRFSRPFVVVEELQRAAEQRFRDKEQALQARLAETEQQLAALQQSDDPNPELTPEQQGALQRFIQQKLEIRKELREVRYQLNADIEALGRTLKIINIALVPALLTLGVLALWLWRRRRRA
- a CDS encoding ABC transporter permease subunit gives rise to the protein MTQLPVIFKRELASYFATPLAYVFIVIFLVLSGVFTFYLGGFFEGGQANLSAFFNFHPWLYLFLVPAIAMRLWAEERKSGSIELLMTLPITRFEAVTGKFLAAWVFAGIALLLTFPMVITVNYLGEPDNGAIVTGYIGSWLLAGAYLAIGSCMSALSKNQVIAFILAVSACFLFIVSGFPMVLDAFAWAPQWLVDAIASLSFLVRFDAISKGVIDLRDLLYFLSLIAAWLTATAVVIDLKKAD
- a CDS encoding ABC transporter ATP-binding protein; this encodes MIDIRNLTKRFAQHTAVDDLSFQVQPGEVLGFLGPNGAGKSTTMKMLTGFLAPTSGTASILGCDIQTQTLEAQRQIGYLPEGAPCYGDMTVRGFLDFIAEVRGFRGAEKTLRVQRAVEQVELEKVLEQSIETLSKGFKRRVGLAQAILHDPRVLILDEPTDGLDPNQKHQVRQLIQGLARDKIVIISTHILEEVTALCTRAVVIAQGRLLADGTPLELESRSRYHQAVTLVADEALDQAALAALPGVAGVEENAREHSLSVLAQPGEVIFPQVNALIAERGWKVKELNVERGRLDEVFRTLTRGEQP
- a CDS encoding integron integrase → MDDGKPKLLDQLRQQIRVRNYSIRTEAVYAEWVKRYIRFHHYRHPAEMGAAEIEAFLTHLAVKRDVSASTQNQALAALLFLYKEVLKLDLPWLQGVVRAKKPKHLPVVLTRSEVDALLAQLQGDSWIVANLLYGAGLRLLEALRLRVKDVDFTRREIIVRDGKGQKDRVTMLPMRVVEPLRQHLNKVQRLHQGDLAEGFGEANLPFALARKYPNAAKEWGWQFVFPSGNRSQDPRGYGIYRHHLHEKTIQRAVREAARRAGLIKHATPHSLRHSFATHLLEAGQDIRTVQELLGHADIRTTQIYTHVLNRGGLAVLSPLDR
- a CDS encoding AraC family transcriptional regulator; amino-acid sequence: MQYKLNAATRAERIPIEQWWELLEQLAETSGDPLVGLRVGRHARLQDAGVLGYLAASCATLGEALQRMQHYQALLQNLSFVWLRADGPHLHLGWAGDKGPSTDASNDVLVSGMLTVLDTLVSPHRVRPVQIEFPRPATANRTIHERALGCRVHFGGDTLAITIRLADLGLPINSQDAHLRQLLDQQAAAMLESLAHPDAFLIEFQRAMMRGLEEGALSMQWLSRQQQTPVRSLYRALRQRDRTYKGMLDELRQQLAKQYLADPALSLSEIALMLGYSEQSAFSRAFRGWYGETPLRYRKKPTGGKC
- a CDS encoding sterol desaturase family protein, which codes for METVFQPVVAAMTALFGRPPTMNEMILIPMIPVFGSAFLFEWLYFRRKTGSWNTGQGQPFWTREVLANFSLGVGYYVSGGLMNLLFVAALFTVVWDHRFYTIPINVGTIILAFFVQELCYYWYHRTAHRVRWFWTQHVSHHTGEIMNMSTAARQSILNGIVGTWMFYVPAVLAGFTPELMLGLLGANLAFQWFVHTESVPRLHPWVEWWINTPSNHRVHHGRNAQYIDKNYGGVIMLYDHLFGSYEPEQEKVEYGTPRQIKSHNWWVLNTHEFVDMFRDAMAPGPIGERLKHFWKPPAWQREGHQPIHTWTVERHDEVMVR
- a CDS encoding DUF4345 domain-containing protein; this translates as MKTAAKVFLILNAVAFMFIGINTTLDPGAAMAALDLSPRTVTASNEIRSIYGGMHFSFGCMMLAGALISGLTRHALWFCAAFLGGLVAGRVSSLLLDGQPNTLANQLLVFESLALIAAAFLQHGVRLRLAGGNA